The following proteins come from a genomic window of Planctomycetota bacterium:
- a CDS encoding RsmE family RNA methyltransferase: MSTRRFYAADLTPTLIELDDEQARHARKSLRLAIGDRVSLFNGLGDVAAGIVREAGRSLVIERQAVEYVAPLTPAIDLAVAIPKGARADGLIEKASELGADRLIPLLTDRSIVDPREGKLDRFARMAIESAKQCGRPHLLHINPPTRLTDLFAARDHDVKLIADTADAPGVHDLPTRIRAARRVLVLIGPEGGWTDAERAAAKARNFIAWRLGPHVMRIETAAAAALAILRGLT, translated from the coding sequence ATGTCCACACGTCGATTCTACGCTGCCGACCTGACGCCGACGCTCATCGAACTCGATGACGAGCAGGCGCGTCATGCCCGAAAGTCCCTGCGGCTGGCCATCGGTGATCGCGTGTCGCTTTTCAACGGGCTGGGCGATGTGGCCGCCGGCATCGTCCGCGAAGCCGGTCGTTCGCTGGTCATCGAGCGTCAGGCCGTCGAGTATGTCGCCCCGCTCACGCCGGCGATCGATCTGGCGGTGGCGATCCCCAAGGGGGCCCGCGCGGACGGGCTCATCGAAAAGGCCAGCGAACTGGGAGCGGATCGGCTCATTCCCCTGCTGACCGACCGCAGCATCGTCGACCCGCGCGAAGGCAAGCTCGACCGCTTCGCCCGCATGGCGATCGAATCCGCCAAACAGTGCGGCCGACCGCACCTCTTGCACATCAACCCCCCGACGCGCCTCACCGACCTCTTCGCCGCGAGGGACCATGACGTAAAGCTCATCGCCGACACGGCCGACGCCCCCGGTGTGCACGATTTGCCCACCCGGATTCGCGCCGCCCGCCGGGTGCTAGTATTGATTGGTCCCGAAGGCGGCTGGACCGACGCCGAACGCGCCGCCGCCAAGGCACGTAATTTCATCGCGTGGCGTTTGGGTCCGCATGTGATGCGCATCGAAACCGCCGCCGCCGCCGCGCTGGCGATCCTGCGCGGTCTGACATGA
- the trxA gene encoding thioredoxin, producing MPRPVGDAEAPAKPVKETITVQPRGESESIVTLTDNTFAAQVNGAGKPVLVDFWATWCGPCKTQAPIVADLADAMHEKVAFGKVDVDKNPRTTQLYGIEAIPTLVILKDGKEVARFVGLTPKEKIQTRLAEVLAGK from the coding sequence ATGCCCCGTCCCGTCGGCGACGCCGAGGCGCCCGCCAAGCCCGTCAAGGAAACCATCACCGTCCAGCCCCGCGGTGAAAGCGAGAGCATCGTCACCCTGACCGACAACACCTTCGCCGCCCAGGTCAATGGGGCGGGCAAGCCGGTGCTTGTCGATTTCTGGGCGACGTGGTGCGGGCCCTGCAAGACGCAGGCGCCGATCGTCGCCGATCTCGCCGACGCCATGCACGAAAAAGTCGCCTTCGGCAAAGTCGATGTCGACAAGAATCCCCGCACGACCCAACTTTACGGCATCGAAGCCATTCCGACGCTCGTCATCCTCAAAGACGGCAAGGAAGTCGCCCGGTTCGTGGGCCTGACCCCCAAGGAAAAAATTCAGACCCGCCTCGCCGAAGTCCTCGCCGGCAAGTAA
- the trmB gene encoding tRNA (guanosine(46)-N7)-methyltransferase TrmB, with protein sequence MNLSLSHGRAMDPQRWGLTLDDLPPVGPTPAATRYDLRTWFDEPRRGHPIELEIGSGKGTFLVQQAGQLTDVNYIGIEYARQFWLYAADRCRRHALDNVRMLHCDAKMFVTWYVPDALFRQVHIYFADPWPKTRHHKRRMVCAEFLRELHRVLAPGGMIRIVTDHSDYFAWMQEHAQQVADLFERLPFERPVAAGEGEIVGTNFERKYQREGRPFHGMTLRKK encoded by the coding sequence ATGAATCTGAGCTTGTCTCATGGACGCGCGATGGACCCGCAGCGGTGGGGCCTGACGCTCGACGATTTGCCGCCGGTCGGCCCGACGCCCGCCGCGACGCGCTATGACCTGCGCACCTGGTTCGATGAACCGCGGCGCGGTCACCCGATCGAACTGGAAATCGGCTCCGGCAAAGGCACGTTCCTCGTTCAGCAGGCCGGCCAGCTTACGGATGTCAACTACATCGGCATCGAGTATGCCCGTCAGTTCTGGCTCTACGCCGCCGATCGCTGCCGGCGTCACGCGCTTGACAATGTGCGCATGCTCCACTGCGACGCGAAGATGTTCGTGACGTGGTATGTCCCCGATGCGTTGTTCCGACAGGTGCACATTTACTTCGCCGACCCCTGGCCCAAGACGCGGCACCACAAGCGGCGGATGGTCTGTGCCGAGTTCCTGCGCGAGCTGCACCGTGTGTTAGCTCCGGGGGGCATGATCCGCATCGTGACCGATCACAGCGACTATTTCGCATGGATGCAGGAGCACGCTCAGCAGGTCGCGGACCTGTTCGAACGGCTGCCGTTTGAGCGGCCCGTGGCGGCGGGCGAAGGCGAAATCGTCGGTACGAACTTCGAGCGCAAGTACCAGCGCGAGGGGCGGCCGTTTCATGGGATGACGCTCAGGAAGAAGTAA